The following proteins come from a genomic window of Montipora capricornis isolate CH-2021 chromosome 9, ASM3666992v2, whole genome shotgun sequence:
- the LOC138015976 gene encoding uncharacterized protein, whose translation MDQNEDREKGRRLYFKKLRKEQKKRRKERRKEEERKKSEERRRKKFDELVDSIRSRLAKGEEPEPAPGSLELFDADLEVRLGNHPQKTLPLPCEKASENSSSTVANVEQADAVPLACLHSATASSPTSEEDSNGIKEISQNSVVKLQKSLSSGAFGACYVANYRGMVVAVKELKVLGHSQQEIAQQRKEVIHEATIMLRLGDHRGLPLLFGIQSKVTPFRIIMQFHGINDKSLTIRRAVRKIKLSNEEWKTVVDLVGRALQFIHSKGVLHNDLKGDNILLERREKHYNPVVIDFGKSTFIDETPERKMCMSTKEQKEYIKKYPHVAPEIVSGRSFYSIASDTYSFAKLIDFLCDKARLNLRSAKRVLAKHCALGASPAERPPINELIRDTVLGD comes from the coding sequence ATGGACCAGAACGAAGATCGAGAGAAAGGAAGAAGGCTGTATTTCAAAAAACTTCGAAAAGAACAGAAAAAGCGAAGAAAGGAGAGGAGGAAagaggaagaaaggaagaaaagcGAGGAGCGAAGGAGGAAGAAGTTCGACGAATTAGTTGACAGCATTAGAAGTAGATTGGCGAAGGGTGAAGAACCGGAACCAGCTCCAGGATCTTTGGAACTCTTCGACGCCGACTTGGAAGTTAGATTAGGCAACCATCCGCAAAAAACGTTACCCTTACCTTGTGAAAAAGCAAGTGAAAACAGTAGCAGCACAGTAGCTAACGTTGAACAAGCGGATGCGGTGCCACTTGCTTGTTTACATTCAGCCACCGCTTCGTCTCCCACATCGGAGGAGGATAGCAACGGCATAAAAGAGATTTCACAGAACAGTGTTGTCAAACTGCAAAAATCTCTTTCATCCGGTGCGTTTGGTGCTTGTTATGTGGCAAACTATAGGGGCATGGTAGTGGCGGTTAAAGAACTGAAAGTTCTTGGACATTCACAACAGGAAATCGCGCAGCAGAGAAAGGAAGTCATTCACGAGGCTACCATTATGTTGCGACTTGGCGATCATCGTGGTTTGCCCCTTCTGTTTGGAATCCAGAGCAAAGTCACCCCGTTTCGAATTATTATGCAGTTCCACGGAATAAATGACAAGTCATTAACAATACGGCGTGCTGTCAGAAAAATTAAACTTAGCAACGAGGAGTGGAAAACCGTCGTGGACCTCGTCGGCAGAGCCCTTCAGTTCATTCACTCCAAAGGCGTTCTCCATAATGACTTGAAGGGAGACAATATTTTGCTCGAGAGGAGGGAGAAACATTACAACCCCGTTGTCATAGACTTCGGAAAAAGCACGTTTATTGACGAAACACCCGAGCGAAAAATGTGCATGTCTACCAAGGAGCAGaaagaatatattaaaaaatatccgcACGTGGCACCAGAGATTGTTTCTGGGAGGTCATTTTATAGCATAGCCAGCGATACATACTCCTTTGCTAAATTGATTGACTTCCTCTGCGACAAGGCTCGTTTAAATTTGAGAAGCGCCAAACGCGTGCTGGCTAAGCATTGTGCCCTCGGAGCAAGCCCTGCAGAGCGGCCACCTATTAACGAACTTATTCGAGATACCGTACTTGGAGATTAG
- the LOC138015609 gene encoding uncharacterized protein, with translation MAAEGVEEDSVQIIDNKKSEETSWSVTNTRLVIDLYRDNPVLYDKKCKDYGNQVATKKVFSPILVKFKNTITIEEIKKRWHTLRSSLRRHMKKPEEEVKWLYWEDMQFLRTYLDDVPSSDNNQVAGWSLEETEVLINYYQKNECLWNHQIPEYHQAKHKDLLYDRLVKELDEKYDVAAIMKKWKQLLKTFRQENAKATVKPSGSGTKDIYKPTWEFYELLKFVDVVCDDTDDTSDSLEPKPKSRKLSRQQQQNSREERKLELFSEAVRAIKEPAQIPPPKENLVANDEVAAYANYIRLTMSKFSVRNFRKAKKCIGDILYQIEESEDYDNSIAPARGPVERGYSPTPSSNYSSASGYQASQYPPGTYYNL, from the exons atggcggccgaaggAGTAGAGGAAGATTCTGTGCAGATAATTGACAATAAGAAAAGCGAAGAAACTTCATGGAGTGTCACAAATACAAGACTTGTAATAGACCTCTACAGAGATAATCCTGTACTCTACGATAAAAAGTGTAAAGACTATGGAAATCAAGTCGCAACGAAGAAAGTATTTTCACCTATATTGGTCAAATTTAAGAATACGATCACTATCGAAGAGATCAAAAAAAGATGGCATACACTGCGAAGCTCTTTGCGTCGGCATATGAAAAAGCCAGAAGAAGAAGTTAAGTGGTTATACTGGGAAGATATGCAGTTCTTACGAACGTACCTTGATGATGTACCTAGTTCAGACAATAATCAGGTCGCTGGGTGGTCTTTAGAAGAAACAG AAGTTCTCATAAACTATTACCAGAAAAATGAATGTTTATGGAATCACCAAATTCCTGAATACCACCAAGCAAAACACAAGGATTTATTGTATGACAGACTGGTTAAAGAGCTCGATGAAAAGTATGATGTTGCAGCAATTATGAAGAAATGGAAACAGCTTTTGAAGACTTTCAGACAGGAAAATGCCAAGGCAACAGTCAAGCCATCTGGCTCAGGGACAAAAGATATCTATAAACCAACTTGGGAGTTCTATGAACTACTGAAGTTTGTAGACGTTGTTTGTGATGATACAGATGACACATCCGATTCTTTGGAGCCAAAACCCAAGTCAAGAAAATTGTCTAGACAACAGCAGCAGAATTCACGTGAGGAAAGGAAGCTTGAGCTGTTTTCGGAAGCAGTTAGGGCAATAAAAGAACCAGCTCAGATACCTCCTCCCAAGGAAAACCTTGTGGCAAATGATGAAGTAGCAGCATATGCCAATTACATTAGACTTACCATGTCCAAATTCAGTGTCCGTAACTTCAGGAAAGCTAAGAAATGTATCGGAGACATTTTATACCAAATTGAAGAAAGTGAAGATTATGACAATAGTATTGCACCTGCACGTGGTCCAGTGGAAAGAGGGTATAGTCCCACTCCCTCATCAAATTATAGTTCTGCCTCTGGCTATCAAGCTTCTCAATACCCTCCAGGCACCTATTATAATCTTTAA